The Suricata suricatta isolate VVHF042 chromosome 4, meerkat_22Aug2017_6uvM2_HiC, whole genome shotgun sequence genome includes a region encoding these proteins:
- the NT5C1B gene encoding cytosolic 5'-nucleotidase 1B isoform X3, with protein sequence MSQTSVKQKKKNDTGSKNSKDSIDTEKRRDSEKSGVRLGTQMRRAVNPNPLLRCCPMRGHSSCRRCLCAAEGTVLLGPCRTIRVYIHMCLLWEQGRQITMIRESQELSSLKTDSRGHLVRNQWSRTSPSPSTRAPSVDENRSKSGSLKLPPSSTASQASSTAPSQEESQKELSAAEPLAPTPPMPLDSCPPTPPESYSQSRRSSKMHENQEAWAHGIIRGIRESRDSAPRREYPRTPPTEWKSYAQRRSNYPIHPDSDCLSELPRQSQQEEEDEVDEAYWASVRTLYEKIPSCSRPRPPKPKHAITIAVSSRALFNMVDARKIYEEEGLEKYMEYQLTNENVILTPGPAFRFVKALQHVNARLRELYPNEQDLFDIVLMTNNHAQVGVRLINSVNHYGLLIDRFCLTGGKSPIGYLKAYLTNLYLSADSEKVQEAIQEGIASATMFDGAKDMAYCDTQLRVAFDGDAVLFSDESDYIANEHGLDKFFQHETLFENKPLAQVGRDIVPVVSNGGELRVISKSNLEKINLATRFQCGPTTSNRHFLI encoded by the exons atgagtcaaacatctgtgaaacagaaaaagaag AATGATACTGGATCGAAGAACTCAAAAGACAgcatagacacagagaaaagaagggatTCTGAGAAATCAGGAGTTCGTCTGGGCACACAG ATGAGACGTGCAGTCAATCCGAATCCCTTGCTGAGATGTTGCCCTATGCGAGGTCACTCGTCGTGTAGACGCTGCCTTTGTGCAGCGGAGGGAACAGTACTTCTTGGCCCCTGCCGCACAATACGTGTTTATATTCACATGTGCCTGTTGTGGGAGCAGGGCCGGCAGATCACCATGATCAGG GAATCACAAGAATTATCATCATTGAAGACTGATTCTCGGGGGCACCTTGTGCGAAATCAGTGGTCTCGAACATCACCAAGCCCATCCACCAGAGCTCCATCAGTAGACGAAAACAGAAGCAAGAGTGGCAGTCTTAAG CTCCCCCCCAGCTCCACAGCCTCCCAGGCTTCATCCACCGCCCCCAGCCAGGAAGAGTCCCAAAAAGAGCTGTCAGCTGCTGAGCCCTTGGCACCCACGCCACCCATGCCTCTCGACTCTTGCCCTCCCACTCCCCCGGAGTCCTATTCCCAGTCCCGGCGCAGCTCCAAGATGCACGAGAATCAAGAAGCCTGGGCTCATGGCATCATACGGGGCATCCGGGAATCCCGGGACTCCGCACCCCGGCGGGAATACCCTCGCACACCTCCCACCGAATGGAAGTCCTATGCCCAGCGCAGGAGCAACTATCCTATCCATCCAGACAGCGACTGTCTGTCAGAACTGCCCCGGCAATCGCAGCAAGAGGAAGAGGACGAAGTGGATGAAGCCTACTGGGCATCCGTGAGAACTCTGTATGAGAAGATCCCCAGCTGCTCTCGCCCCCGACCA CCTAAACCCAAGCATGCCATCACCATTGCCGTGTCATCCCGTGCACTTTTCAACATGGTGGATGCCAGAAAAATCTACGAGGAAGAGGGTCTAGAAAAGTACATGGAATATCAGCTCACCAACGAGAATGTCATCCTGACCCCAGGGCCTGCATTCCGCTTTGTGAAG GCATTGCAGCACGTCAACGCTAGACTCCGTGAGCTGTATCCTAATGAACAGGACTTATTTGATATTGTACTGATGACTAATAACCATGCCCAAGTGGGAGTGCGGCTTATAAACAGCGTCAATCACTAtg GCTTACTAATTGACCGCTTCTGTCTGACTGGTGGAAAAAGCCCCATTGGCTATTTGAAGGCATATCTTACCAACCTGTATCTTTCTGCAGATTCTGAAAAAGTACAAGAAGCCATACAAGAAG GGATTGCCTCTGCAACAATGTTTGATGGAGCCAAAGACATGGCCTACTGTGACACCCAGCTCCGTGTGGCCTTTGATGGGGACGCGGTCCTCTTCTCTGATGAATCTGATTATATTGCCAATGAGCACGGACTGGACAAGTTCTTCCAACATGAAACACTATTTGAGAATAAGCCTCTCGCTCAG GTTGGCCGTGACATTGTCCCAGTTGTCTCAAATGGAGGAGAGCTGAGAGTCATCAGCAAATCAAACCTAGAGAAGATTAACTTGGCCACTCGCTTCCAGTGTGGCCCCACAACAAGTAACAGACACTTCTTGATTTGA
- the NT5C1B gene encoding cytosolic 5'-nucleotidase 1B isoform X4, translated as MSQTSVKQKKKNDTGSKNSKDSIDTEKRRDSEKSGVRLGTQMRRAVNPNPLLRCCPMRGHSSCRRCLCAAEGTVLLGPCRTIRVYIHMCLLWEQGRQITMIRESQELSSLKTDSRGHLVRNQWSRTSPSPSTRAPSVDENRSKSGSLKLPPSSTASQASSTAPSQEESQKELSAAEPLAPTPPMPLDSCPPTPPESYSQSRRSSKMHENQEAWAHGIIRGIRESRDSAPRREYPRTPPTEWKSYAQRRSNYPIHPDSDCLSELPRQSQQEEEDEVDEAYWASVRTLYEKIPSCSRPRPPKPKHAITIAVSSRALFNMVDARKIYEEEGLEKYMEYQLTNENVILTPGPAFRFVKALQHVNARLRELYPNEQDLFDIVLMTNNHAQVGVRLINSVNHYGLLIDRFCLTGGKSPIGYLKAYLTNLYLSADSEKVQEAIQEGIASATMFDGAKDMAYCDTQLRVAFDGDAVLFSDESDYIANEHGLDKFFQHETLFENKPLAQTTILFIFSIASSEFLKMEIEDTDLRLLF; from the exons atgagtcaaacatctgtgaaacagaaaaagaag AATGATACTGGATCGAAGAACTCAAAAGACAgcatagacacagagaaaagaagggatTCTGAGAAATCAGGAGTTCGTCTGGGCACACAG ATGAGACGTGCAGTCAATCCGAATCCCTTGCTGAGATGTTGCCCTATGCGAGGTCACTCGTCGTGTAGACGCTGCCTTTGTGCAGCGGAGGGAACAGTACTTCTTGGCCCCTGCCGCACAATACGTGTTTATATTCACATGTGCCTGTTGTGGGAGCAGGGCCGGCAGATCACCATGATCAGG GAATCACAAGAATTATCATCATTGAAGACTGATTCTCGGGGGCACCTTGTGCGAAATCAGTGGTCTCGAACATCACCAAGCCCATCCACCAGAGCTCCATCAGTAGACGAAAACAGAAGCAAGAGTGGCAGTCTTAAG CTCCCCCCCAGCTCCACAGCCTCCCAGGCTTCATCCACCGCCCCCAGCCAGGAAGAGTCCCAAAAAGAGCTGTCAGCTGCTGAGCCCTTGGCACCCACGCCACCCATGCCTCTCGACTCTTGCCCTCCCACTCCCCCGGAGTCCTATTCCCAGTCCCGGCGCAGCTCCAAGATGCACGAGAATCAAGAAGCCTGGGCTCATGGCATCATACGGGGCATCCGGGAATCCCGGGACTCCGCACCCCGGCGGGAATACCCTCGCACACCTCCCACCGAATGGAAGTCCTATGCCCAGCGCAGGAGCAACTATCCTATCCATCCAGACAGCGACTGTCTGTCAGAACTGCCCCGGCAATCGCAGCAAGAGGAAGAGGACGAAGTGGATGAAGCCTACTGGGCATCCGTGAGAACTCTGTATGAGAAGATCCCCAGCTGCTCTCGCCCCCGACCA CCTAAACCCAAGCATGCCATCACCATTGCCGTGTCATCCCGTGCACTTTTCAACATGGTGGATGCCAGAAAAATCTACGAGGAAGAGGGTCTAGAAAAGTACATGGAATATCAGCTCACCAACGAGAATGTCATCCTGACCCCAGGGCCTGCATTCCGCTTTGTGAAG GCATTGCAGCACGTCAACGCTAGACTCCGTGAGCTGTATCCTAATGAACAGGACTTATTTGATATTGTACTGATGACTAATAACCATGCCCAAGTGGGAGTGCGGCTTATAAACAGCGTCAATCACTAtg GCTTACTAATTGACCGCTTCTGTCTGACTGGTGGAAAAAGCCCCATTGGCTATTTGAAGGCATATCTTACCAACCTGTATCTTTCTGCAGATTCTGAAAAAGTACAAGAAGCCATACAAGAAG GGATTGCCTCTGCAACAATGTTTGATGGAGCCAAAGACATGGCCTACTGTGACACCCAGCTCCGTGTGGCCTTTGATGGGGACGCGGTCCTCTTCTCTGATGAATCTGATTATATTGCCAATGAGCACGGACTGGACAAGTTCTTCCAACATGAAACACTATTTGAGAATAAGCCTCTCGCTCAG
- the NT5C1B gene encoding cytosolic 5'-nucleotidase 1B isoform X5, with translation MSQTSVKQKKKNDTGSKNSKDSIDTEKRRDSEKSGVRLGTQMRRAVNPNPLLRCCPMRGHSSCRRCLCAAEGTVLLGPCRTIRVYIHMCLLWEQGRQITMIRESQELSSLKTDSRGHLVRNQWSRTSPSPSTRAPSVDENRSKSGSLKLPPSSTASQASSTAPSQEESQKELSAAEPLAPTPPMPLDSCPPTPPESYSQSRRSSKMHENQEAWAHGIIRGIRESRDSAPRREYPRTPPTEWKSYAQRRSNYPIHPDSDCLSELPRQSQQEEEDEVDEAYWASVRTLYEKIPSCSRPRPPKPKHAITIAVSSRALFNMVDARKIYEEEGLEKYMEYQLTNENVILTPGPAFRFVKALQHVNARLRELYPNEQDLFDIVLMTNNHAQVGVRLINSVNHYGLLIDRFCLTGGKSPIGYLKAYLTNLYLSADSEKVQEAIQEGIASATMFDGAKDMAYCDTQLRVAFDGDAVLFSDESDYIANEHGLDKFFQHETLFENKPLAQLDNNFIYLLNSQL, from the exons atgagtcaaacatctgtgaaacagaaaaagaag AATGATACTGGATCGAAGAACTCAAAAGACAgcatagacacagagaaaagaagggatTCTGAGAAATCAGGAGTTCGTCTGGGCACACAG ATGAGACGTGCAGTCAATCCGAATCCCTTGCTGAGATGTTGCCCTATGCGAGGTCACTCGTCGTGTAGACGCTGCCTTTGTGCAGCGGAGGGAACAGTACTTCTTGGCCCCTGCCGCACAATACGTGTTTATATTCACATGTGCCTGTTGTGGGAGCAGGGCCGGCAGATCACCATGATCAGG GAATCACAAGAATTATCATCATTGAAGACTGATTCTCGGGGGCACCTTGTGCGAAATCAGTGGTCTCGAACATCACCAAGCCCATCCACCAGAGCTCCATCAGTAGACGAAAACAGAAGCAAGAGTGGCAGTCTTAAG CTCCCCCCCAGCTCCACAGCCTCCCAGGCTTCATCCACCGCCCCCAGCCAGGAAGAGTCCCAAAAAGAGCTGTCAGCTGCTGAGCCCTTGGCACCCACGCCACCCATGCCTCTCGACTCTTGCCCTCCCACTCCCCCGGAGTCCTATTCCCAGTCCCGGCGCAGCTCCAAGATGCACGAGAATCAAGAAGCCTGGGCTCATGGCATCATACGGGGCATCCGGGAATCCCGGGACTCCGCACCCCGGCGGGAATACCCTCGCACACCTCCCACCGAATGGAAGTCCTATGCCCAGCGCAGGAGCAACTATCCTATCCATCCAGACAGCGACTGTCTGTCAGAACTGCCCCGGCAATCGCAGCAAGAGGAAGAGGACGAAGTGGATGAAGCCTACTGGGCATCCGTGAGAACTCTGTATGAGAAGATCCCCAGCTGCTCTCGCCCCCGACCA CCTAAACCCAAGCATGCCATCACCATTGCCGTGTCATCCCGTGCACTTTTCAACATGGTGGATGCCAGAAAAATCTACGAGGAAGAGGGTCTAGAAAAGTACATGGAATATCAGCTCACCAACGAGAATGTCATCCTGACCCCAGGGCCTGCATTCCGCTTTGTGAAG GCATTGCAGCACGTCAACGCTAGACTCCGTGAGCTGTATCCTAATGAACAGGACTTATTTGATATTGTACTGATGACTAATAACCATGCCCAAGTGGGAGTGCGGCTTATAAACAGCGTCAATCACTAtg GCTTACTAATTGACCGCTTCTGTCTGACTGGTGGAAAAAGCCCCATTGGCTATTTGAAGGCATATCTTACCAACCTGTATCTTTCTGCAGATTCTGAAAAAGTACAAGAAGCCATACAAGAAG GGATTGCCTCTGCAACAATGTTTGATGGAGCCAAAGACATGGCCTACTGTGACACCCAGCTCCGTGTGGCCTTTGATGGGGACGCGGTCCTCTTCTCTGATGAATCTGATTATATTGCCAATGAGCACGGACTGGACAAGTTCTTCCAACATGAAACACTATTTGAGAATAAGCCTCTCGCTCAG